One Cicer arietinum cultivar CDC Frontier isolate Library 1 chromosome 8, Cicar.CDCFrontier_v2.0, whole genome shotgun sequence DNA segment encodes these proteins:
- the LOC101509293 gene encoding LOW QUALITY PROTEIN: cytochrome P450 71D10-like (The sequence of the model RefSeq protein was modified relative to this genomic sequence to represent the inferred CDS: inserted 1 base in 1 codon), with translation MELHNPFSNITLXSFVFILMIFKIFKRWSSNNSTTNLPPGPWTLPLIGNIHQIISNSLPHHCFKILAEKYGPLMHLKLGEVSHIIVTSPEMAREVMKTHDLAFCDRPSLLLPSILTYNGSNIAFSKYGEKWRQLRKVIVVELVNAKRVQSFRSIREEEVSDLVKSIYESEGSVVNLTKMIYSMTYGITGRAAFGKKNQQQQVFISAFEKILIILGGFCIADLFPSIKILLERVSSTKTKFEKLCRETDGILQDIINDHKNSDKEARDEDLVDVLLKLQQENKHLENPLTDDNVKSVIQDLFVAGSETSSSTVLWGMFEMVKNPKVMEEAQAEVRRVYGSKGYVDETELNQLIYLKSVIKETLRLHPPVPLLIPRESREKCQINGYVIPAKTIVAVNVWAIGRDPRYWVEAECFKPERFDNSPVDFRGTDFEFLPFGAGRRVCPGIIFAIPNIELPLAQLLYHFDWKLPNGLKNEELDMTEQFGISVGRKHDLCLIPITRRL, from the exons ATGGAGCTTCACAACCCTTTCTCTAATATTACCT CCTCTTTTGTCTTCATCTTGatgatattcaaaatatttaaaagatggAGTTCTAACAATTCCACTACCAATTTACCACCAGGACCATGGACCCTACCCCTTATAGGAAACATACATCAAATTATCAGCAACTCACTTCCCCATCATTGCTTCAAAATTTTGGCTGAAAAATATGGACCTTTAATGCACCTTAAACTAGGAGAGGTATCACACATTATAGTTACTTCCCCAGAAATGGCCAGAGAGGTTATGAAAACACATGACTTGGCCTTTTGTGATAGGCCATCACTTCTTTTGCCTTCAATACTTACTTACAACGGTTCAAACATTGCATTCTCTAAATATGGAGAAAAGTGGAGGCAACTTCGAAAGGTGATTGTTGTTGAGCTAGTAAATGCAAAGCGTGTTCAATCATTTAGGTCCATAAGAGAAGAAGAGGTGTCAGATCTTGTTAAATCAATATATGAATCTGAAGGCTCAGTTGTTAATCTCACTAAAATGATTTACTCAATGACATATGGAATAACAGGGCGAGCAGCTTTTGGAAAAAAGAACCAACAACAACAAGTTTTCATATCAGCTTTTGAGAAAATATTGATCATATTGGGAGGATTTTGTATTGCTGATCTTTTTCCTTCTATAAAAATATTGCTTGAAAGGGTGAGTAGTACAAAGACTAAATTTGAAAAACTTTGTAGAGAGACTGATGGAATATTGCAAGACATCATCAATGATCACAAAAACAGTGACAAAGAAGCAAGGGATGAAGATCTAGTAGATGTTCTTCTCAAGCTTCAACAAGAAAATAAACACTTGGAAAATCCATTGACTGATGACAACGTGAAATCAGTCATCCAG GATTTATTCGTTGCTGGTAGCGAAACATCATCAAGTACTGTGTTATGGGGGATGTTTGAGATGGTAAAGAATCCAAAGGTGATGGAAGAAGCACAAGCTGAGGTAAGAAGAGTGTATGGTAGCAAGGGATATGTGGATGAGACAGAGTTGAACCAATTGATATACTTAAAATCAGTCATCAAAGAAACATTGAGATTGCATCCACCTGTACCATTGTTAATTCCAAGAGAAAGTAGagaaaaatgtcaaataaaTGGATATGTTATTCCAGCCAAAACGATAGTTGCTGTTAATGTTTGGGCAATTGGAAGAGATCCAAGGTATTGGGTTGAAGCTGAATGTTTTAAACCTGAAAGGTTTGATAATAGTCCAGTGGATTTTAGAGGCAcagattttgaatttttaccATTTGGTGCTGGAAGGAGGGTATGTCCAGGCATTATCTTTGCCATACCTAACATTGAGTTGCCTCTTGCTCAATTACTTTATCACTTTGATTGGAAACTTCCCAATGGATTGAAGAATGAAGAATTGGATATGACTGAGCAATTTGGTATTAGCGTAGGAAGAAAACATGACCTATGTTTGATTCCTATTACTCGACGTCTTTGA